Genomic segment of Prochlorococcus marinus CUG1433:
GCCTTGGACTCTAGCCGCATATGTAGTTGAAGGTAAAAGCAGTAAAAATTATTCTTTAATAAAATCAATGGCTTTTAAAGAACCAGATTTACTTCATAAACTTCTTGATCATTTTGCAAAATGCATTGGTGAATATCTTAAATATCAAATAAAATCTGGAGCGCAAGTAGTACAAATTTTTGATTCATGGGCTGGTCAACTAAGTCCACAAGATTACGATATCTTTGCTGGGCCGTATCAAAAAAAGGTTGTTGACATTGTAAAAGCGGAATACCCAGAAACACCAGTAATTCTCTACATTTCAGGAAGTGCTGGTGTCATAGAAAGAATGGCAAAAACTGGAGTCGATATTATCTCATTAGACTGGACAGTAGATATTGAAGAGGCTTGTAAGAGAATCCCTAGCGGGATAGGAATTCAAGGTAATGTTGACCCCGGAATTTTATTCGGGAATAAAGAATCAATAAAAGAAAGGATAGATAATACTTTCAATAAAATTAAAGACAGAAAATATATTCTTAATTTGGGTCACGGGATTTTACCTGGAACTCCAGAAGAAAATGCTCAAACATTTTTTGAACATGGAAAAAAACTCACTTACTAGTCAAAGTCTTGGCATATAAAAACTTATTAATCACAGGTGCGAATGGATGTGTTGGCCAATATTTAGTTGATTGGTTTTTAAAAAACACAAAATTCAGGCTTTATCTAATGGTAAGAGACAAAAGTAAGTTGCCAATTTCTGTTCAAGAAAATAAAAAAGTCAAGTTAATGGTGTGTGATATTAGGGAAGCATATAGGTACAAAAAGGAAATGAGTCAAATTAATTACCTAATACATACTGCTACAGCTTGGGGAGATCCAAGAAGAGCCTATGAAGTAAACATAAAAGCTTTTGAAGAATTACTTGAAATGCTTGATATTGATAAGTTAGAAAAGATTATTTATTTTTCAACAGCTAGCATTCTTGATACCCAAACAGAATTAATGAGGGAATCATTGATTTATGGAACAGAGTACATTCAAACAAAATATGAATGTTTCCAGAGACTTAGAGAAAGCTCATTTGCAGAAAAAACATTCGCTGTTTTCCCTACCTTGGTTTTTGGAGGGAATCTTGGAAAAAAAAGTAAATTTCCTGTGAGTTATTTAACTAGTGGATTGAAAGAAATTAGAAAATGGCTTTGGTTAGCAAGATTTTTAAAACTTGATTCTAAATTTCACTTTATACACGCAAATGATATCGCCCAGATTTGCGGGTTTCTAATTAAAAATCATAAAGAAGAGCAATACAAAGGCTTTAGAAAATTTGTGCTAGGTCAAAAATTCATTTCAATTGATGATGCCATAATTACACTTTTAAAGAAAAATAATATGAGGAGATTTGTTGCGATACCG
This window contains:
- a CDS encoding uroporphyrinogen decarboxylase, which gives rise to MGQDLPLLLSAALGKKVNRPPVWMMRQAGRYMKIYRDLRERYPSFRERSENPELSYEISMQPFHAFKPDGVILFSDILTPLPGMGINFEIIESKGPIIEDPIRTLNQIENLKELNPSESLSFVGQVLSSLKKDVNNEATVLGFVGAPWTLAAYVVEGKSSKNYSLIKSMAFKEPDLLHKLLDHFAKCIGEYLKYQIKSGAQVVQIFDSWAGQLSPQDYDIFAGPYQKKVVDIVKAEYPETPVILYISGSAGVIERMAKTGVDIISLDWTVDIEEACKRIPSGIGIQGNVDPGILFGNKESIKERIDNTFNKIKDRKYILNLGHGILPGTPEENAQTFFEHGKKLTY
- a CDS encoding NAD(P)-dependent oxidoreductase, with translation MAYKNLLITGANGCVGQYLVDWFLKNTKFRLYLMVRDKSKLPISVQENKKVKLMVCDIREAYRYKKEMSQINYLIHTATAWGDPRRAYEVNIKAFEELLEMLDIDKLEKIIYFSTASILDTQTELMRESLIYGTEYIQTKYECFQRLRESSFAEKTFAVFPTLVFGGNLGKKSKFPVSYLTSGLKEIRKWLWLARFLKLDSKFHFIHANDIAQICGFLIKNHKEEQYKGFRKFVLGQKFISIDDAIITLLKKNNMRRFVAIPLTKKILKILLRILPIQTTPWDSFSIKKYDFNHVPITNPETFKLKSYAKSLNDILRLSKLPSCNNN